Proteins from one Desulfonema limicola genomic window:
- a CDS encoding acyl-CoA dehydrogenase translates to MAQVIADRRDVDFVLHEQLEVEKLSSHEKFAEFNKKTIDLIITEARNLAVKEMLPTLKEGDEQGCRFEKGEVKVPDSFHKVYELFTEGEWIAMCDDPKWGGQGMPETISLAVKNYFHGANFPFTLHTLLAHGAGRLVEIFGTDKQKDLFLKKMYSGQWGGTMLLTEPEAGSDVGALTTSAVKNDDGTYSITGNKIFISSGEHNFTDNIIHPVLARIEGAPAGTSGISLFLVPKIWVNDDGSLGESNDVVCTGIEEKMGIHGSPTCSMTLGSRGKCRGTLLGAENKGMRAMFVMMNEARLDVGMQALGCASASFMNALNYARERVQGRSLDAPGKDAPSVPIIQHPDVRRMLLKMKSVTEGMRSILYYTGFCEDMKHISSSEEEKAKYQGLIDVLIPIAKGYVSDRAFEVCSDGVQIYGGYGYTKEYPQEQLLRDCKITHIYEGTNGIQAMDLLGRKLGLNKGQAFKDLIGEMKNTVQASEKINGLEELAQDTQKLIAKLEQTALHMAKTARSDQMMTAFSHAYSFMDLTGDAVMAWMLLWRANAAARQIEKGAKKKDQAFYEGQLKSARFFIKSVLPLSFGKAEVILSGDNTVMEISEDSFGGK, encoded by the coding sequence ATGGCACAGGTTATTGCAGACCGCAGGGATGTTGATTTTGTTCTTCATGAGCAGCTAGAGGTTGAAAAACTCAGCAGCCATGAAAAATTTGCAGAGTTTAATAAAAAAACAATTGATTTGATTATTACCGAAGCCAGGAATCTGGCTGTAAAAGAGATGCTGCCAACCTTAAAAGAAGGTGATGAACAGGGATGCAGGTTTGAAAAAGGCGAGGTTAAGGTTCCCGACTCTTTTCACAAGGTTTATGAATTGTTTACAGAAGGTGAATGGATTGCCATGTGCGATGACCCCAAGTGGGGGGGGCAGGGTATGCCTGAAACAATATCCCTGGCTGTGAAAAACTATTTTCATGGTGCAAACTTTCCTTTTACACTTCACACCCTTTTGGCCCATGGTGCTGGAAGGCTGGTTGAGATATTTGGAACTGATAAGCAAAAAGATCTTTTTCTTAAAAAAATGTACAGCGGCCAATGGGGCGGCACCATGCTTCTTACAGAGCCTGAAGCAGGGTCTGATGTTGGAGCATTAACAACCTCTGCTGTTAAAAATGATGATGGAACTTATTCCATTACAGGAAACAAGATATTTATATCAAGCGGTGAGCATAATTTTACTGACAATATCATCCATCCTGTTCTTGCAAGAATTGAAGGCGCACCTGCCGGAACTTCAGGCATATCTTTGTTTCTTGTTCCCAAGATATGGGTAAATGACGACGGCAGCCTGGGAGAGTCTAACGATGTAGTCTGTACAGGTATTGAAGAAAAAATGGGAATTCATGGAAGTCCTACATGTTCCATGACTCTGGGAAGCAGGGGAAAATGCAGGGGAACCCTTCTTGGCGCAGAAAACAAGGGTATGCGTGCCATGTTTGTTATGATGAACGAAGCCCGTCTTGACGTAGGTATGCAGGCTCTTGGATGTGCTTCAGCTTCATTTATGAATGCCCTTAACTATGCAAGGGAAAGAGTACAGGGAAGAAGCCTTGACGCTCCAGGCAAGGATGCCCCTTCAGTACCTATTATCCAGCACCCTGACGTTCGCAGAATGCTTTTAAAGATGAAATCGGTAACAGAGGGAATGAGAAGTATTTTATACTATACCGGTTTTTGCGAGGATATGAAGCATATAAGCAGCAGTGAAGAGGAAAAAGCAAAATATCAGGGCTTGATTGACGTGCTTATTCCTATTGCAAAGGGCTATGTATCTGACAGGGCATTTGAGGTTTGCAGTGATGGCGTGCAGATTTACGGCGGATATGGATACACAAAGGAATATCCCCAGGAACAGCTTCTCAGGGACTGCAAGATCACCCATATTTACGAAGGAACAAACGGTATTCAGGCAATGGATCTTTTGGGAAGAAAACTTGGTCTTAACAAGGGGCAGGCTTTTAAAGACCTTATTGGTGAAATGAAAAATACTGTTCAGGCATCTGAAAAGATTAACGGTCTTGAAGAACTTGCACAAGATACACAAAAGCTTATTGCAAAACTGGAACAGACAGCCCTGCACATGGCAAAGACCGCAAGATCAGATCAGATGATGACAGCTTTTTCTCATGCTTATTCCTTTATGGATCTTACAGGTGATGCAGTTATGGCCTGGATGCTTTTATGGCGTGCAAATGCAGCTGCCCGGCAGATTGAAAAAGGAGCAAAG
- a CDS encoding fatty acid--CoA ligase, which yields MTEKIYQPGEHYNYPLIIKKILNTPLIYSPDQEIVYRDKLRYTYRDLNVRIQRLANGLETMGVKTGDTVAVFDYDSNRFLEAFFAIPMMGSVLQMVNWRLSAEQIIYTINHAEAKAVIINSDFLPIMENIREKLTTVKTVIVIPEDGSVPETSFTIDAVYDEMLENASPEYNFPDLDENTKATTFYTTGTTGDPKGVHFTHRQLVLHTLSCSIAVGSYETIGRFRSNDVYMPITPMFHVHAWGIPYIATLLGVKQVYPGKYEPEMLLKLIVKENVTFSHCVPTILQMLTASPAVKQFDLSKWKVVIGGAKLSKGLAKAAKDMGFTVYTGYGMSETCPIISLSVPKYNMTDLDEDQYLDVIVKTGLPVPLVEFEVVDPDGTPLPHDGVTAGEVIFRAPWLTNSYFKAPDKTQELWKNGWLHSGDVGHINKEGYLQITDRVKDVIKSGGEWVSSLDLENLMSQHEAVAESAAIGIPDEKWGERPMMIVVVKPEYEGKVTPEDFKKYMKAASEQGKLPKYGVPDRYEFAFEIPKTSVGKLDKKVMRKMYQ from the coding sequence ATGACAGAAAAAATTTACCAGCCGGGGGAGCATTATAATTATCCGCTTATCATTAAAAAAATCCTTAACACGCCTCTTATTTATTCGCCTGACCAGGAAATTGTTTACAGGGATAAACTGCGATACACATACAGGGATTTGAATGTCCGCATCCAGCGCCTTGCAAACGGACTGGAAACAATGGGGGTCAAGACAGGCGATACAGTTGCGGTTTTTGATTATGACAGCAACCGTTTTCTTGAAGCGTTTTTTGCAATCCCCATGATGGGTTCTGTTCTTCAGATGGTAAACTGGAGGCTTTCAGCAGAGCAGATTATATATACAATCAACCATGCGGAAGCTAAGGCTGTTATTATTAATTCCGATTTTCTGCCAATAATGGAAAATATACGGGAAAAACTCACAACTGTTAAAACTGTGATAGTAATCCCTGAAGACGGCAGTGTGCCTGAAACATCCTTTACCATTGATGCGGTTTATGATGAGATGCTTGAAAATGCTTCTCCTGAATACAATTTTCCTGATCTTGATGAAAACACCAAGGCTACTACATTTTATACAACAGGAACAACAGGTGATCCCAAAGGGGTTCATTTTACACACCGCCAGCTTGTTCTGCATACCCTTTCCTGTTCTATTGCAGTTGGTTCATATGAAACAATAGGCCGTTTCCGTTCTAATGATGTTTATATGCCCATTACCCCCATGTTTCATGTTCATGCCTGGGGAATTCCCTATATTGCTACACTTCTGGGTGTTAAACAGGTATATCCTGGTAAATATGAACCTGAAATGCTGTTAAAACTTATTGTTAAGGAAAATGTAACATTTTCCCACTGCGTTCCCACAATACTGCAGATGCTTACAGCCAGCCCGGCAGTTAAACAATTTGATCTTAGTAAGTGGAAGGTTGTCATAGGCGGGGCAAAATTATCCAAAGGACTGGCAAAAGCTGCAAAAGATATGGGTTTTACAGTTTATACAGGTTATGGAATGTCAGAAACATGTCCTATTATCAGCCTTTCAGTTCCCAAATATAATATGACAGACCTTGATGAAGATCAATACCTTGATGTTATTGTTAAAACAGGTCTTCCTGTTCCCCTGGTGGAATTTGAGGTTGTTGATCCTGACGGAACCCCCCTGCCTCATGACGGGGTAACAGCAGGAGAGGTGATTTTCAGGGCACCCTGGCTGACCAATAGTTATTTCAAAGCTCCTGATAAAACCCAGGAACTCTGGAAAAATGGATGGCTTCACAGCGGCGATGTGGGGCATATTAATAAGGAAGGATATTTACAGATTACCGACCGTGTTAAAGACGTTATCAAGAGCGGCGGTGAATGGGTGTCTTCCCTTGACCTGGAAAACTTGATGAGCCAGCATGAAGCTGTTGCAGAATCTGCTGCTATTGGAATCCCTGATGAAAAATGGGGCGAGCGTCCCATGATGATTGTGGTGGTTAAGCCTGAATATGAAGGAAAGGTAACACCTGAAGATTTTAAAAAATATATGAAAGCAGCATCAGAACAGGGGAAACTGCCTAAATATGGAGTTCCTGACAGGTATGAGTTTGCATTTGAAATTCCAAAAACCAGTGTTGGTAAACTGGATAAAAAGGTAATGCGGAAAATGTATCAATAA
- a CDS encoding cohesin domain-containing protein, whose amino-acid sequence MKKFCYILFLFYALFIISSSALAAVVKIDPESVNINNVGVGNTFNVNIAIENVTNLGGFEFELQYDNAVITIENDSDVSIGAFLSSSGRSVSLLKNTDTAGLLKAGAFSYGDPIGPDGNGVLIQVTFKVQSLAEGALDLKNVILTDTSAASIAVDTTTDAAVTAIAETLTVQVMPASVTLNNIGNTFDADIMIQGVKNLGSFEFKLQYNPAVVKIANDTDVTLGTFLESTGRTATRLGPNIDNDAGLLEAGAFSFGDQAGPNGSGVLMKIKFTIQSLSAGQLDLKDVLITDISAVSITVDTVKDGNLYIPPDDPIDDTTDDTTYYADKDGDGTPDYLDKCPDDPSKVSPGSCGCGVADTDTDSDGTPDCNDKCSKDPDKVSPGSCGCGVAETDTDNDGTPDCNDKCPKDPAKTEEGTCGCGVADTDTDGDGIPDCNDPCVDDPDNACNGPGLPNDTDGDGVLDSEDGCPNDPNKTQEGTCGCGIADTDTDNDGTLDCNDKCPKDPAKTEEGTCGCGIADTDTDNDGTPDCNDKCPKDPAKTEEGDCGCGIADTDTDNDGTPDCSDPCPDDPENKCDSDNDGISDDKDACPDDPDKTEPGICGCGVADIDSDGDGIFDCNEDDSSSSNCFINTAAHSSMGMLSGIFSFLAVCIGISVRKDRISKK is encoded by the coding sequence ATGAAAAAGTTTTGTTATATTCTGTTTCTTTTTTACGCTTTATTTATAATTTCATCTTCAGCCCTTGCTGCTGTTGTAAAAATTGACCCGGAATCTGTAAATATCAACAATGTCGGAGTTGGAAATACATTCAATGTAAACATTGCAATAGAAAATGTAACTAATCTCGGGGGGTTTGAATTTGAACTCCAGTATGATAACGCGGTTATTACCATTGAAAATGACAGTGATGTTTCAATAGGTGCTTTTCTTTCAAGCAGCGGCCGGTCAGTTTCGCTTCTCAAAAATACCGATACTGCCGGTCTGCTGAAGGCTGGTGCGTTCAGCTACGGCGATCCAATCGGTCCCGATGGAAACGGTGTACTCATCCAGGTAACATTTAAAGTTCAATCTCTGGCAGAAGGCGCACTTGATTTAAAAAATGTTATTTTAACAGATACATCTGCTGCTTCTATTGCAGTTGATACAACAACAGACGCCGCAGTTACAGCAATTGCAGAAACACTTACCGTTCAGGTAATGCCTGCTTCAGTAACATTAAACAATATCGGTAATACATTTGATGCTGATATAATGATTCAGGGGGTTAAAAATCTCGGCAGCTTTGAATTCAAGCTTCAGTATAATCCAGCAGTCGTTAAAATTGCAAATGACACGGATGTTACGTTAGGTACTTTTCTTGAAAGCACAGGACGCACAGCAACACGGCTTGGCCCTAATATTGATAATGATGCCGGATTACTTGAAGCCGGTGCATTCAGCTTTGGCGATCAAGCAGGCCCGAACGGCAGCGGAGTATTGATGAAAATCAAATTTACCATCCAGTCTTTATCAGCGGGACAACTGGATTTAAAAGATGTTCTTATAACAGATATATCTGCCGTATCAATAACAGTTGATACAGTCAAAGACGGAAATCTCTATATCCCGCCTGATGACCCGATTGATGATACAACTGATGACACGACATACTACGCCGACAAAGACGGCGACGGCACCCCAGATTATTTGGATAAATGCCCTGATGATCCCAGCAAAGTAAGCCCAGGTTCATGCGGATGCGGTGTAGCTGATACTGACACAGACAGTGACGGAACTCCTGACTGCAATGACAAATGTTCAAAAGATCCCGATAAGGTAAGCCCAGGTTCATGCGGATGCGGTGTAGCTGAAACTGACACGGACAATGACGGAACCCCTGACTGCAATGACAAATGTCCAAAAGACCCTGCAAAAACTGAAGAAGGAACATGCGGTTGCGGTGTAGCTGATACTGATACAGACGGAGACGGCATCCCTGATTGTAATGACCCGTGTGTTGATGATCCAGACAACGCCTGCAACGGCCCTGGCTTACCCAATGATACTGATGGTGACGGAGTTTTGGATTCAGAAGATGGATGTCCCAATGATCCAAACAAAACTCAAGAAGGCACATGCGGATGCGGCATAGCTGACACAGATACAGACAATGACGGAACCCTGGACTGTAATGACAAATGTCCAAAAGATCCTGCAAAAACTGAAGAAGGGACATGCGGATGCGGCATAGCTGATACTGACACAGACAATGACGGAACCCCTGACTGCAATGACAAATGTCCAAAAGATCCTGCAAAAACTGAAGAAGGTGACTGCGGATGCGGAATAGCTGACACTGACACCGACAATGACGGAACCCCTGATTGCAGCGATCCATGCCCTGACGATCCTGAAAACAAATGCGACAGTGATAATGACGGAATTTCAGATGATAAAGATGCCTGTCCTGATGATCCTGATAAAACTGAGCCTGGCATATGCGGATGCGGGGTAGCTGATATTGACAGTGATGGTGATGGAATTTTTGATTGCAATGAGGATGACAGCAGCAGCAGCAACTGCTTTATAAATACCGCAGCCCACAGTTCAATGGGAATGCTGTCAGGCATATTCTCTTTTCTGGCAGTCTGCATTGGAATATCAGTACGAAAAGACAGGATTTCAAAAAAATAA
- a CDS encoding cohesin domain-containing protein: MKKILGISIILCLSILPVSHAMASGTISISPETITLPAVGESFTVEIAVNDVNGIGGFQFDLNYDPAIIAINNKSDVSLSNYMQTTGRTVSLLGPDIDNKTGLLETGAFSFGKQNGPSGNGALMQVTFTVLSLGKTSIDLKDVTLTDISANPITLDKINGGKIILPPVTN; encoded by the coding sequence ATGAAAAAAATTCTTGGAATATCAATAATACTCTGCTTGTCAATTTTGCCTGTTTCCCATGCAATGGCATCAGGCACGATCAGCATAAGCCCTGAAACCATCACATTACCGGCAGTGGGAGAAAGTTTTACAGTAGAAATAGCTGTTAATGATGTGAACGGGATAGGCGGGTTTCAGTTTGACCTTAACTATGATCCCGCAATTATTGCAATTAATAATAAAAGCGATGTATCTTTAAGCAATTATATGCAAACCACCGGACGCACGGTTTCGCTTCTCGGTCCTGATATTGACAATAAAACCGGACTGCTTGAAACAGGGGCATTCAGCTTTGGAAAACAAAACGGCCCAAGTGGAAACGGTGCTTTAATGCAGGTTACATTTACCGTGCTGTCCCTGGGAAAAACCAGCATTGATTTAAAGGACGTTACTTTGACAGATATTTCTGCAAATCCCATTACACTTGATAAAATAAACGGTGGAAAGATTATCCTGCCGCCTGTAACCAATTAA
- a CDS encoding choice-of-anchor U domain-containing protein, which yields MIKKIFCFNLLVLIIVSANTFTLAERYNYEVPYIQQLDYEDIGESACAPTSITMIIQYYYENCNLEMPLVYHSGIQGYNYHGPATGYRNVSKPDDGLNIVEEQFKKYYSENHDDLYSGLRSPGTAANYLTWIWNGNSLGDNFSFDQQVINEIKIRPLILNIRYNNNKDWGHYIVLRGYDDNDTPDDNTDDKFYVNDPYTNWPDNPPTGENREFDYTTLSSWYKGRAITFVPVLNKEQREYAVVVDSGNPKYENTIELDNINAQNADNNYIWKEWYGAEGDWYYPSEGGHWAQWTPALSKSSYYKVNVIYRSDEGQDTVNYSIYNSGGQLIDTIPVNQKAPAALNTNLLGISFLDNGAYVRVNDVPASCNIDAVRFERAIIPFLSLDENPDISNYNVYGIADESIYGALDIDGNYFHAEIAAIDSFNRDDAGNDDKASNPEYLAQEGDENAALHEINIINGSSDAYQAGDYLFLASVSDNEGTRNFFPIKFTVVSNALSRIVDNDQINNDAYQYENNIDNIETNIVPGYYLTAKLVKGQSGAWAKWKPSIEGQYKVYIHSPKDAEAADIVYQIKTDGTDENRILSEPVSQVENQDGWVQIVSSDGNELFEFTSEGYVQLDLGSDENKPFSNHNINPDTCVAFDAVKFVAEASSESNNITLAIKGGQQYLKVQQVEAVYDEEGNLTDGGYWTDSRQREPLASTAFAVSALLETGVPRTDQTVIDGVNYIKQYVNEDGGIYMPSNRSNYINAACLVALSLYGIPGADAEYDTMVQNSMDYSLSRQNLPLPEGSLQTPEEYYGAYYGGWTYRKTSSGEQSQGDLSNTQFAVMGLWYAHRYLGKSTIGEPWSEALFTYLKRCHGWYDEENGQTWNDQAWAKNKNVVGTDGGFSYKPDYAEFYPGGSMTAAGIWSLFMIGHDQHEMINIAIEWFDHNYTWDINPGAYYSGDMSAYYYYVYSMAKALTSVLGNQLVGEHDWIQDLKDTMLEKMIEVDGNEIPAQNYWAGTGSLDGGNIIATSWVLMSLAFAAPDVESPEKILADDPNLETPIPGSVTISADGDVTISDTLRVSFQEAEIDPDVVLPVGGFEFTFNKVGQGEATVLTIKLPKGALEPGGENSFINEDGSQKEGLAWFKIQEGKWVGLPDVLIEIDMEAYSLQVTLKDGGPEDADGLVNGKIVDPGAPGYGFKIDTDESTLHDMDKNGKVDVIDIMLVASHWNTATGDANYDAKYDLNSDGKIDVTDIMLVAAQWGKTVE from the coding sequence ATGATAAAAAAGATATTTTGTTTTAACCTGCTCGTTTTGATAATCGTTTCAGCTAATACATTCACTTTAGCAGAAAGATACAATTATGAGGTTCCATATATACAGCAACTTGATTATGAGGATATTGGAGAGTCAGCTTGTGCACCGACTTCTATTACAATGATTATTCAATATTACTATGAGAATTGTAATTTAGAGATGCCCTTAGTTTATCATTCTGGAATACAGGGATATAATTATCATGGACCGGCTACTGGTTATAGAAATGTCAGCAAGCCAGATGACGGATTAAATATAGTTGAGGAACAATTTAAAAAATATTATTCAGAAAATCATGACGACTTATATTCTGGATTAAGAAGTCCTGGAACCGCAGCTAATTATCTTACATGGATATGGAATGGTAATAGCTTGGGAGATAATTTTTCATTTGACCAGCAGGTTATAAATGAAATCAAGATAAGGCCTCTGATTCTAAATATTAGATACAATAACAATAAAGACTGGGGACATTACATTGTTTTAAGGGGATATGATGATAATGATACACCAGACGATAATACTGACGATAAATTTTATGTGAACGATCCATATACTAATTGGCCAGATAATCCTCCTACCGGTGAAAACAGGGAATTTGATTATACAACTCTTTCAAGCTGGTATAAAGGCCGGGCAATTACCTTTGTGCCTGTTTTGAATAAAGAACAAAGAGAATATGCTGTGGTTGTTGATAGTGGTAATCCTAAGTATGAAAATACTATTGAACTTGATAATATTAACGCACAAAATGCTGATAATAACTATATCTGGAAAGAATGGTATGGTGCAGAAGGTGATTGGTATTATCCCAGCGAAGGAGGACATTGGGCGCAGTGGACACCAGCATTATCCAAAAGTAGTTATTATAAAGTAAATGTAATTTATCGCAGTGATGAAGGGCAGGATACAGTAAATTATTCAATATATAATTCAGGTGGACAATTAATTGATACTATTCCTGTCAACCAGAAAGCTCCTGCTGCATTGAATACCAATTTATTGGGCATATCATTTTTGGATAATGGTGCATATGTGAGAGTAAATGATGTTCCAGCATCGTGTAATATTGATGCTGTAAGATTTGAACGAGCCATAATACCATTTCTTTCTTTAGATGAAAATCCTGATATAAGCAATTATAATGTCTATGGCATAGCAGATGAGTCAATCTACGGAGCTTTAGATATAGATGGTAATTATTTTCATGCAGAAATAGCTGCTATAGATAGTTTTAATAGAGATGACGCTGGCAATGATGATAAAGCTTCAAATCCTGAATATTTAGCACAGGAAGGGGATGAAAATGCGGCACTGCATGAAATCAATATAATTAATGGCAGCAGTGATGCTTATCAGGCCGGTGATTATCTATTTTTAGCAAGTGTCAGCGATAATGAAGGAACCCGTAATTTTTTTCCAATAAAATTTACTGTTGTATCAAATGCTCTTTCAAGAATTGTTGACAATGATCAAATAAATAATGATGCTTATCAATATGAAAATAATATTGATAATATTGAAACTAATATAGTCCCCGGCTATTATCTCACTGCTAAATTAGTAAAGGGACAAAGCGGAGCATGGGCAAAATGGAAACCTAGTATTGAAGGTCAATATAAAGTTTATATACATTCTCCTAAAGATGCTGAAGCAGCAGATATAGTTTATCAAATAAAAACTGATGGAACAGATGAAAACCGAATTCTTTCTGAACCTGTCAGCCAAGTTGAAAATCAAGATGGCTGGGTGCAAATTGTCAGTTCCGATGGTAATGAATTATTTGAATTTACATCAGAAGGCTATGTTCAGCTTGATTTAGGTTCAGATGAAAATAAACCATTTTCTAATCATAATATAAATCCTGATACCTGTGTTGCTTTTGATGCTGTTAAATTTGTCGCAGAAGCTTCTTCTGAATCCAACAACATAACTCTTGCAATAAAAGGCGGTCAGCAATACCTCAAAGTCCAGCAGGTGGAAGCTGTATACGACGAAGAAGGCAATCTCACTGATGGTGGATATTGGACAGATAGCAGGCAGAGAGAACCACTGGCATCTACGGCTTTTGCAGTATCTGCTTTATTAGAAACCGGAGTTCCGAGAACTGACCAGACAGTTATTGATGGTGTAAATTATATAAAACAATATGTTAATGAAGACGGTGGAATTTATATGCCCAGCAACCGTTCAAATTATATCAATGCTGCCTGCCTTGTTGCCTTATCTCTTTACGGGATACCCGGAGCAGATGCTGAATATGATACTATGGTTCAAAATTCCATGGATTATTCCCTTAGCAGACAAAACCTGCCTTTGCCGGAAGGTTCATTACAAACTCCAGAAGAATATTACGGAGCTTATTATGGAGGCTGGACATACCGTAAAACCAGCAGTGGAGAACAAAGTCAGGGTGACTTATCAAACACACAATTTGCAGTTATGGGACTTTGGTATGCTCATCGCTACTTAGGGAAATCTACAATAGGCGAACCCTGGTCAGAAGCGTTGTTTACTTATCTGAAAAGATGTCATGGCTGGTATGATGAGGAAAACGGTCAGACATGGAATGACCAGGCATGGGCAAAAAATAAAAATGTAGTTGGCACAGACGGCGGATTTTCTTATAAACCGGACTATGCAGAGTTCTATCCCGGTGGTTCTATGACTGCTGCTGGAATATGGAGTCTGTTTATGATTGGTCATGATCAGCATGAGATGATTAATATAGCAATTGAATGGTTTGATCATAATTATACATGGGATATAAATCCTGGAGCATATTATTCAGGAGATATGAGTGCTTATTATTACTATGTATATTCTATGGCAAAAGCGCTCACAAGTGTTCTTGGTAATCAGCTAGTCGGCGAACATGATTGGATACAAGACCTCAAAGACACAATGCTTGAAAAAATGATTGAAGTGGATGGAAATGAAATTCCTGCTCAAAATTATTGGGCAGGAACAGGAAGCTTGGATGGCGGTAATATCATAGCAACATCCTGGGTTCTTATGTCCCTTGCTTTTGCTGCCCCTGATGTTGAAAGCCCTGAAAAGATTCTTGCTGATGATCCTAATTTGGAAACACCAATTCCCGGATCAGTTACAATTTCTGCTGATGGAGATGTAACAATTTCTGATACACTCAGGGTATCATTTCAGGAAGCGGAAATAGATCCCGATGTTGTTTTACCTGTTGGCGGGTTTGAATTCACATTCAATAAAGTGGGACAGGGAGAAGCAACCGTATTGACCATCAAACTTCCCAAAGGCGCATTGGAACCCGGTGGAGAGAACAGTTTTATTAATGAAGACGGTTCTCAAAAGGAAGGATTGGCATGGTTCAAAATTCAAGAAGGAAAATGGGTAGGACTGCCTGATGTACTCATTGAAATAGACATGGAGGCATATTCCCTGCAAGTAACACTTAAAGATGGCGGCCCCGAAGATGCGGATGGTTTGGTAAATGGCAAAATTGTTGACCCTGGCGCTCCCGGATACGGATTCAAAATAGATACTGATGAAAGTACGCTGCATGATATGGATAAAAACGGCAAAGTTGACGTAATAGACATCATGCTCGTAGCATCCCACTGGAACACTGCCACTGGAGATGCAAACTATGACGCAAAATACGATCTAAACAGCGATGGCAAGATTGATGTTACCGATATTATGTTAGTTGCTGCACAGTGGGGTAAAACAGTAGAATAA
- a CDS encoding helix-turn-helix transcriptional regulator has protein sequence MRKESPETETIYSEDELRKKIEHDHRTKLNKILQESQKRLVEQSVEIHTLKTTIDVLMQNNNADKQVIEENILSSLSKLICPYFQKLKQTDLNEKQAELINVLESNLKCLTSSFACKLSSPSFKLTPTEIQIASLVKAGKTSKEISNITGTALNTVTSHRHHIRHKLGLKNKKVRIKVFLSSLEN, from the coding sequence ATGAGAAAAGAATCTCCAGAAACTGAAACAATATATTCTGAAGATGAACTCAGAAAAAAGATTGAACATGATCACAGGACAAAGCTTAACAAAATCCTTCAAGAGTCTCAAAAAAGACTGGTTGAACAATCTGTTGAAATTCATACACTGAAAACAACCATAGATGTTTTAATGCAAAATAACAATGCAGATAAACAAGTTATTGAAGAAAATATTTTATCCAGTCTCAGCAAGCTGATCTGCCCCTATTTTCAAAAGTTGAAACAAACTGATTTAAATGAAAAACAGGCAGAACTGATTAATGTCCTTGAATCCAACTTAAAATGCCTGACATCCAGCTTTGCATGTAAACTGTCTTCCCCCAGTTTTAAACTGACTCCAACGGAAATTCAGATTGCCAGTCTTGTCAAAGCAGGCAAAACAAGCAAAGAAATTTCAAATATAACAGGCACCGCCCTAAATACTGTTACAAGTCACCGCCATCATATCAGACATAAACTCGGATTAAAAAACAAAAAAGTCAGAATTAAGGTTTTCCTGAGTTCCCTGGAAAATTAG
- the minE gene encoding cell division topological specificity factor MinE, whose product MLNGWFRKIITKKKDSKDVAKNRLKFALIYDKLEVSDDILNNLHKDMVEVISRYFEIDQEAFRLDIRRSDDLSALVVNTPILSAKRNRSS is encoded by the coding sequence ATGCTTAACGGATGGTTTAGAAAGATTATCACCAAAAAAAAGGACAGTAAAGATGTTGCAAAAAACAGGTTGAAATTTGCTCTTATCTATGACAAGCTGGAGGTCTCTGATGATATACTTAACAACCTTCACAAGGACATGGTAGAAGTGATTTCCCGATATTTTGAAATAGACCAGGAAGCCTTCAGGCTTGATATCAGGCGTTCTGATGATTTGTCTGCCCTGGTTGTAAATACACCTATTTTATCAGCAAAACGCAATCGTTCTTCTTAA